GCGGTCCGGATAACGGGAAGAAATATCCTTGATGATCTCGACCATGCGTTGACTGGCCAACAGCTCTGTCGCATGCGGATGTTGTGTCCCTGCAGGCAAAACCGACAGATTGTCGATATTCGTGCGCAGCAGCACATCGGAGACCCCCAGGTCCGAATCCAGCACAAGATCCACCAGCCCCGCCTTCTCGTCCGGGATACCGAGCAGGTGGTTGATCCCCCGGCGATACACATCAGTGTCGATCAACATCACATAGAGGTCACGCTCCATTGCGATGCTCATCGCCAGGTTAATCGCATTGAAGGTCTTGCCCTCGCCGGACCGGCAGCTCGTGATCATCACCACGTTATTCAGGCTGTTCGTGCCGTTCAAACGTTCCGACTTGAACGCCCGGCGGATGATCGGCCGTTTGATCGCGCGCATTTCCTCAACCAGATGAGTTCGACCGGAATTGGGCGTGACCATGCCGTTCTTGCGCAGCATATCAATGTCGATCTGCATGTATGTATCATCGGGCCCCTGCAGCGGCGGGGCAGGAGGCGCCTGCCTTTGCGCCTCGGCCTGAGGCGGCGGGCTTACCGGCGGCGCAACAACCCTGTCGGCACTGCTTTCCGGCGTGGCGGGGGTCGGCGCAACAGGCGGGACCGGCGGCGGGCTGGCCGGTTCGGACGGTTTGACCGCCGGGGCCTCTTCCTGCCTGGGGTCTTTCCTGGCTTTCTGTTCCGCGCGTTTTTCCTGTTCCAACTGCGCCGGTGTCTTGCGCGGCGGCAGCTTTGCGTCCTTTTTCTTGGCCGTTCCACCGATTGGCGCGGCGCGTTTGCCGCTGCCCTCCGGCGTCGCCCCGCCTTCTTCCTGCATGCGTTTGACGGCCCGTTCGACCAGACTGATACGTTCGTCTTTAGAAGACATTCGAAACGGCCCCCTTCACCTGCTCGACATAACTGTTGACGTCATAGCGATCGAATACGGCATCAATCATGGAGGGATTGGGCTGCAGGTAAACAACCCCTAACAGCGTCAAAGCCAGAGCGCCGCCGCCCAGGGCGAACAACAGGAAGCTGAAGAGGCGTCCGGCAACATCGGCCGTTCCGGCCATATACTGAACCGTCCCAAGGACCGGCAGGTTGAAAGTCTCTTCCAGATCCTTGCGGTCATAAATATAGCCCGACATCAGGGCAAACAGGATCGGCAGTGCGACCCCCGCACCGATGCCGACAAATAACACGGCCACACTGAACAACACACGTTTCGGCCCGGACGGGCGCGACGGCACTTCAGGCGGCTCGATGATCCGGAACTGCACGGAATCGGTGCTCGCCTCGCGTGCGGCAGAGATATTCACCGATTCGCGCCGCTTCAACAGCGCCTCATACTGCGCCTTGATGACACTGTAATCGCGGTTGAGACCTGCCAGCTGCGCCTCAATTCCAGGCGCTGCCTCTTTGCGCTTTTCGAGAAGCTCAAACTCCTGCTTGGTGCGGGTATAGTTCTTCTGCAACCGCACAAGATCCTGCTGAACACCGAACAGGCGGACCTGCAATTGCTCATAAACCGTGTTCGGAATTCGTCCTTTCCGACTGCCGGAACCGCCATTCCCCTTAGCCGCCTTTTCCGCTTCCAGACGCTTGCGCGCATCGGCCAGCGACCGCTCCATGCTTTTTACGTCAGGGTGGTTATCGGTATATTGCGAGCGAAGCGACGCCAGCTGCTGTTCAAGAGAACGCACTTCCTGTTCTGTGCTGCTGACCTGCTGTCCGCCCTGGACGATAATGGACGGGTTCTGGTCGATCTCCAGGAACCGCGGCGTCTTCGCCAACAGGGTTTCCAACTGTGCCTTCACCAGGCGCGTGTCTTCCAACTCGCGTTCGGCATTGCGATAGGCACGGCGGGATGCCTCGAAACGGTTGGAGAATGTCCCCCCGGTCAGAATATCGGCATGTTTGGACTGAAAAGCAGCCTTGCGGGCTTCTGCGGCCTGCAACTGCTTTTCGTATTTGGCAATCTGCGTTTCAATAAACGACTGGGCGCTTTCCATCCCCTTCCGGTTTTCACCAACATTCGCGGAGACGAAAATGTCCAGAAGGGACTGGGTGATACGCTTTGCCAGATTCGGATTCTGGTCGACAAAGCCCACAACAAACAGATTGGGACCTACAACACGGATATTGGCCCGGCTTTCCACCGAATTCACCAACGCATCCCAGCCGTTGTCATCAACCACTTTCAGGTCGAGGTCGTT
The Aestuariispira ectoiniformans genome window above contains:
- a CDS encoding XrtA-associated tyrosine autokinase, whose translation is MSSKDERISLVERAVKRMQEEGGATPEGSGKRAAPIGGTAKKKDAKLPPRKTPAQLEQEKRAEQKARKDPRQEEAPAVKPSEPASPPPVPPVAPTPATPESSADRVVAPPVSPPPQAEAQRQAPPAPPLQGPDDTYMQIDIDMLRKNGMVTPNSGRTHLVEEMRAIKRPIIRRAFKSERLNGTNSLNNVVMITSCRSGEGKTFNAINLAMSIAMERDLYVMLIDTDVYRRGINHLLGIPDEKAGLVDLVLDSDLGVSDVLLRTNIDNLSVLPAGTQHPHATELLASQRMVEIIKDISSRYPDRMVIIDTPPVLASSEPRVLAAYVGQVVMVVEEGGTSRPLVENALDALGDSDKVRFILNKHRGRSKTDTYYGYSREAYS
- a CDS encoding XrtA system polysaccharide chain length determinant, which encodes MEEILRYLYVGWRILVSRRWFALTTAWAICVVGWLGVASLPDQYESEAQIYVDTTTLLGPLLKGIAVQGNINQQLVVMQRTLLSRPNIEKVIRENDLDLKVVDDNGWDALVNSVESRANIRVVGPNLFVVGFVDQNPNLAKRITQSLLDIFVSANVGENRKGMESAQSFIETQIAKYEKQLQAAEARKAAFQSKHADILTGGTFSNRFEASRRAYRNAERELEDTRLVKAQLETLLAKTPRFLEIDQNPSIIVQGGQQVSSTEQEVRSLEQQLASLRSQYTDNHPDVKSMERSLADARKRLEAEKAAKGNGGSGSRKGRIPNTVYEQLQVRLFGVQQDLVRLQKNYTRTKQEFELLEKRKEAAPGIEAQLAGLNRDYSVIKAQYEALLKRRESVNISAAREASTDSVQFRIIEPPEVPSRPSGPKRVLFSVAVLFVGIGAGVALPILFALMSGYIYDRKDLEETFNLPVLGTVQYMAGTADVAGRLFSFLLFALGGGALALTLLGVVYLQPNPSMIDAVFDRYDVNSYVEQVKGAVSNVF